AAGGCTGAGAACTCTTCAATCATTCTAGGGCGTGTACGCAAACTCGCCTTACTCCTATGATGGCCGTCACCCCGGCGAAAGCCGGGGTCCAGAAAGCCTGATAGAATCTGGATTCCGGCTTTCGCCGGAATGACGTAACGCCTATCATTCCAAGGAGCTACTAAGTTTGCGTACAGAGCCTAGCGCCGATATTTCCGAAATCGTATTTCCCCTCAAATCTTTTTTTCCATTACGAGCCTGGCAAAATGTTCAAAGGACCGGTCGTAAGTTTTCTCGGCATCTTTTGAAAAACAGCACCCCGGCAACTCCCGGTTTTTCAAATGGTATCGGATGCAGTCGCAGCACACCCCCTTTCGGGAACATGGGTCGTAACTGCAGGGGCAGTTCTTGAGGTTTTGCTCCTTTTTACATTCCATGAAAACCACTCCTAATGAGCACGGCCCGAGGCCTTTCCTCCCTTGATGATGACCACACTCATCGCGCAGAGAAGTATCAGTTCATAGACCAGTATTGCCGGCCAGTTTCCCAGGAGGGACCAAACGAGACCTCCTCCCACGATTCCGGGAACTCCCGTCAGAATGAACATTCCCAATCTCCATGGCCAGTTCATGATATATCCCCTTGTATGAAATTGATTTCAATCATACCGAACCGTTTTCTTTTCGTTTGCCCAAACGGAAAAATACATCCGTATTCCATATGGATGGATGCTTCGTCGTGGGCTGCCGGACCATGAAAACATACCGATTTCACGGTGCATCTTTTTAGCATAAGGAATTGTCCCGATCAATGAATTAGAGCGTGGCTGCTCCTGAGCGGCCTTGAGTTCTTGCCCTGGGAGAACCGCTGGTGATAGGATGATTTCCGGAACCCTGTTCTTCTGAAATGTCGTTTGGGTTTCGCTTTTGCCGACATCTTTTTTGATCCGTACCGCAGAGGTATGCTTCTTTTGCTTCCGGAAGGTCATTTCCCGGGAGAAAAACGCAGTGGCGCACAAAAAGCAAATGAAATATATACTGCGAACGGCTTGTGCGGCGTGTAAATGGAAATCTTTGAAACTTGAGAGGATTGTCGTTTTATTATGTTGATACTGGGGGTGGAGAGTTCCTGTGATGAAACAGCCGCTGCTGTTGTGGAAGATGGGAAAAAAATTCTTTCCGATGTGATTGCAAGCCAGGTTGCCGTCCACAGCCCGTATGGGGGCGTTGTCCCCGAGCTTGCATCCAGAAAACATGTGGAAGCCATCCTGCCGGTCATTGCTCAGGCATTGGAAGAAGCCCGGGTTGGGGCGGAGGATCTGGATGCCATCGCGGTGACGCAGGGGCCCGGCCTGGTGGGAGCTTTGCTGGTGGGGATTGGCGCCGCCAAAGCAATGGCTTACGCGCTAGGCAAGCCCCTGATTCCTGTGAGCCATCTGGAAGGACACATGCACGCGGCATTCCTGGGGCAGACTTCTCCCCGGGAATCTTTTGTCTGCCTGGTAGTTTCGGGAGGGCACACCGCTCTCTACCGGGTGGACCCCGATGGAAAAAATCATTTCCTGGGGGCCACACGCGACGATGCTGCGGGGGAAGCTTTCGACAAAGTCGCCAAGCTCCTGGGGTTGGGATATCCGGGGGGTATCGAAATAGATCGGCTCGCCGTAAAGGGGAATCCCCATGCCATTGCGTTTCCCAAGGCTTTTATGGAAAAAGATTCCCTGGAATTCAGTTTCAGCGGACTCAAGACGGCTGTTGCCAATTTTGTCCGCCACCACGGTCTTCCCGCCGGTGAAAACGAATCGCCTTCCTATCGCATTGAAGATCTCGTGGCGAGCTTCCAGGAGACGGTCGTGGACGTCCTGGTGACCAAGACGGTGCGGGCTGCGAACCTCACGGGAACAAAAGATGTCGCCGTGGTAGGGGGGGTCGCCGCCAATAGCCGTCTGAGGCAGCGACTGACGGGAGCGGCTTTCGAGCATCAGTTGAATTTACACCTGCCGCCCTTGCGTTTGTGCACAGACAATGCCGTAATGATCGCTGCCGCAGGTTTCACCGTTTGGAAACGCTCCGGCTTCTGCCTCGATCCACTGGAACTAGACGCGGTTTCACGATGGCATGTATAGCCGCTTCGCGGCGAATGGCTGATGGCTGATGGCTGATGGCTGATGGCTGATGGCTGATGGCTGATGGCTGATGGTTGATGGCTGATGGCTGATGGCTGATGGTTGATGGCTCATGGCTGATGGTTGATGGCTCATGGCTGATGGTTGATGGCTCATGGCGAATGGCGAATGGCGAATGGCGAATGGCGAATGGCGAATGGCACGGGGGGATATGACATCATTTGATCAGACGTTTAGATAAATCAGGATACTGCGGTGGGCTTGTTTTTTTCCCCAAGCCCCATGCACGAATACCTTCATCTTTGGTACTGGTCTTCGTAATTACTCAGCCGTTTACCCATACGTTTTCGTAAGAGCGGCATCCTGCCGCGACAAGGTGTGCGGTTGCCGGTTCCTGTCACGGATGGAAACCGTTCATACAAAGAAATGGCCGCGTATTTACAATTTTCGGTACTTAGAGCCTATCCGAAAACCTACCCCGGCAGCGACACCCCCCTTTAATTCCCCCCTCGAGGGGGGACCAAGGGGGGTGTCGCAAAGTCCACAGGTGGTTTCTGGATAGGTACTTAGACTATTTTCCATCAACCATGAACCATGAACCATCAACCATGAACCATGAGCCATCAACCATGAGCCATGAACCATGAGCCATCAACCATCAACCATGAGCCATCAGCTACTTCTATGAATTATCTTACTCCTCAACAGTATTTTCGACTCCAGGGCACGCGGCCGCGAAAGCGCTTCGGGCAGCATTTTCTGTCGCAACTGAAGACGGCCGAACTCATTGTACGGAATGCCGATCTCGAATCTTCGGACGTGGTCGTGGAAGTGGGCCCCGGGCTCGGCGCTCTCACCCAGTTCATTCTCCCCAAAGTTCGCTGCCTTCACCTGGTTGAATTGGACCGGGACCTGGCCCAATACTTGGTGAAGGCGACTCCGCCTTCACCCTGCATCTTTGAAGTGCATCAGCAGGATGTCTTGACCTTCGATTTTCAGTCTCTGGCGCAAACCGAAGGACAAGGGCTCGTGATCCTGGGCAACCTGCCCTACAATATCAGTTCTCCCCTTGTCTTTCATCTGCTGGACTCCCTTTCAGTCATCAAACGGGCGGTCTTCATGGTACAAAAAGAAGTGGGAGAGCGCCTGGCTGCGAAACCGGGAACCAAGGATTACGGCGTCCTTTCTGTGCTCCTCGGGGTCTGCGCCCGGGTGACCCCCCTTTTTACCGTCGGGCCGGGACAGTTTTACCCGCCGCCTCAAGTGGATTCCCTGGTTTTGCGCATAGACTTTTTCCGGGATTCCTTTGAAGAGCCTCCTTCTTTCAAGTTCCTGCGAAACATGGTCAACGCAGCATTCCAGCAGAGGCGAAAGACGCTTCAAAACAGTCTCAAAAGCCTTTTCGGGGGGGATAGGGAACTCCTGGAGCGGGCTTTTGAGGAAATGGGAATCGACCCCAGGAGGCGCCCGGAGACCCTCAGTCCGGAAGAATTTCTGCACCTGGCTAGAATCATGCAAGCGGGGCTGCAGAAAAAAGGGGGAAGGGCCGGTTGAGCTTGCTCAACGGAATCGGATCGATATCCCTTCCGCACCGGCGGGAAAAAAGAGCGGCATCGTGGCGCCGACGCTCAGGAAGAATGAGCCCGAACGTGGTTCAGAAATGCCGTGCAAAGAGGGGAGGGCTGACGGTTTCTTCTCTGGATCAGGTAGAAGGAACGCGGGAGGCGGACCCCTTTCAAAGGCACGGCCACGAGGGAATTCCGTTCGAGATCTTCCGAGACGGCCTTCGCGGAGAGGATGGAGATGCCGATGCGGGCCTTGATGCCCTGGCGGACCGCCTCGGTGCTTCCCATCTCGGCCACCACGGAGAGCCTGGACGGCGCAAAACCGTTTTCTTCCAGGGCGCGGTTCATCACCATTCGCGTTCCGGAGCCTCTTTCCCTGAGAATGAAAGGCTCTTTGGCAATTTCTTCCAGTTCCACGGCTTCTTTCCGGGCAAAGGGATGTTCGGGATAGACCGCGAGGACCAGCTCATCGGAAAAAATTTCTTCAAGAACGATCTTTCGGTCATCCCAACGGGCCCCGATCAAGCCCATCTCCAGCTTCCCGTCCAGGATCCTCTGCACGACCTCGGCGCTGCTCGAAATTTTCAGGGTGATTTGAATCGTCGGGTGCACGTCTTTGAAAGATCCGATGAGCTGGGGAAGAATGTAGGTCCCAGGAATCGTGCTCGCTCCGATGAGTAAATGCCCGGAGAGCTTTCCCTTGTATTTTTCCAGGGCCTGGATGGCTTCGTCCCGAAGCAGGATAATGTCGCGCGCATACCTGTAGAGGATCTTTCCTGCCGGAGTAGGAAGGACCTCTCTACCCAGGCGGTCCACCAGTTTTTCCCCAATGGATTCCTCCAGAGCGCGTATGTGTTCACTCACGGTTGGCTGAGTCAGGCAAACGGCATCTGCCGCTTTAGTGAAACTTTGTAATTCCAATACCTTGCAAAATACTTCCAGGCGGTGAATGTCCATAAGATGGGGCTCCCGGTCTAATTTGACTTTTCTCTTTGAAAGTTTTTTTCCAGTTCTTCCAACGCCAGAGCGTGTTCTTCCCACTGTTCGGTCAGCCGCTGCACCTGCCGCCGGGATTCCTGGTATTCTTTTTGTACTTCTTGAATACGGTTCCCGTCCTGGTAGGTGGAGGGGTCGGCCAAAAGGGCATTGAGATGGTCCAGTTGTTTTTGGGCTTTCTCCAGGGTGTTTTCCACCTTTTCGAGCTGCTCCTGAAGGGGCTTTTTACGACGATGGAGTTCATTTCTCCATTCTGCTTCCTGCCTTTTTCTCTCCTGCGTACTTTTCACGGATGAGGTGGCCGGGGAAATCGTTTCGGCCGAATCCGAAGTACCGGATGAAGCCGTTTCGTTCTCTTCAAGCCGCTTTTTCCAGATATTGTGAAAGTCGTTATAGTTGCCGGGAAAAAGATGGATCTTGCCGGAATCGACCGCCAGAACCTTATTGGTGAGGGCATTGATGAAATGCCGGTCGTGGCTGATAAAACAGATGGTTCCGGGAAATTCCGCAAGAGCCCTCTCCAGAACATCCCGCGAAGGAATGTCCAGATGGTTGGTGGGTTCGTCCAGGAGGAGCACATTGGGCCGCTGAAGAAGAAGTTTGCAGAGTATCAACCGGGCCTTTTCCCCGCCGCTCAAGACCGAGACTCTTTTCAGCACATCTTCTCCTCGAAAAAGAAATGCCCCCAGGAGGCTGCGCAATTGAGACTGGGGCATGTCTCCCGAGACGGAGGATGCTTCCTCCAGGACCGTCCAGTCCGGCTGGAGTTGCTCCCACTGGTACTGGGCGTAGTAGCCCAAGAGAGCCTGGTGTCCCACGATGCGCCGCCCCGCCGTGGGTTCTTCCACGCCCGCGAGCATTTTCAGGAGTGTGCTTTTCCCGGCGCCGTTTTCCCCAATGAAAGCGACGCGATCCCCACGCTCGATGACCAGGTCGATTCCTTCGTAAACAGTATGCTCGCCATAGGATTTGTGGACGTTGGAAAGCTCCAGAACGCGTTTGCCCGATCGGGATGGGGCGGGAAAAGTGAAATGAATGGCCGACTCTTGTTCCGCAGGCAGATCGATACGTTCTATCTTGTCCAACATTTTCAGGCGGCTTTGGGCCTGACGTGCCCCGGATGCCCGGACCCGGTTGCGTTCGACGAAGCGTTCGATCTGCCGGATGCGCTCCTGCTGGTTTCTGTAGGATGCCTGAAGGATCTCCTGCCTCTGGGATTTTTCTTTCAAATAGTCGTCGTAGTTTCCCGTGTACTCGTTGAGTTGCCCTCCCTCCAGCTCAAGGATTCGCTTCACGATGGAATTGAGGAAGGTGCGGTCGTGGGATATGATCATCATGGCCGAGGAGGTGTTTTGGAGGTATTGTTCCAGCCACAGCAGGGAACTGAGATCCAGGTGGTTGGTCGGTTCATCGAGAAGAAGGAGGTCGGGCTCGGCCAGGAGGAGGCGCGCCAGTTCCAGGCGCATCACCCATCCGCCGCTGAGTGCGGAAACGGAAAGCTGTAGCTGGTCTTTCTTGAATCCAAGCCCGGCAAGGATCTTCTGGGCCCGGGCTTCGAGGTCGTAACCTCCCAGGTGTTCCATTTGTTCCAGGATACGGGTCTGCTGCAGCGCCAGGGATTTCATTTTTTCGGAATCCCTCTCTGCTTCCAGCGAGTGTTGAATGGAGTGAAGTTCCGCTCGAAGGGTATGGAGCTCCCCATGGATGTCCATGGCATGGGCGAGAACGGTTTTGCCTTCGAGCGGGGCCCATTGCTGAGGCAGATGGCCCAGGCGAAGGTTCTTGGATTTTATGACGGTCCCGCTGTCCGGTTCCGTTTCTCCCAGGATGATATTGAAAAGAGTGGATTTTCCAGCCCCGTTGTGACCGATGAGACCGATTTTTTCACCCGGATGAATATGAAAAGAGACTTCCTCGAAAAGTTCCTTCTTTCCCAAAAACTTACTTACTTTTTGTACCGTAATCACAAAAATGAATCTCCTTTTATATCGCTTTGCCGCGCCGGATTCTACGGTGTGGCTGCATGCCGGATTGCTTCAGGATACCCTGAGATGTCGATTCATTATAAATGTATATTTTCGTCAAGGCAGGCTGTTTTTCATGGGAACCTGAAAACCCCGACCAAAATCTCCGTCACTGGAGGGATTGTCAACAAAAACGTTTCCGAATGGGCCGAAAAATGCTAAACAGACTGGGGTTTACTGAACGGTAGTTCATTTTGTGTGAAAACATTCTACAGGTCGAACTCAGGAATGAAAAGAGGTCATCAACATTGGATGCGGATAGCCGTTTAAAAGCTGTGATATTCGATTGTGATGGAATTCTGGTGGATACGGAACCCCTTCATTATCAGGCATTTCAGGTGGTCCTGGCTCCTCTCGGCCTGGGCCATGATTACGACCACTACATGGAATACTATATCGGCTTCGATGACCGGGATGCTTTTCGGGAAGCCTTCCGCGAAGCCGGACGCTGCCTCGATGAGGCCACGCTGACACGTCTCATGCGGGCCAAGGCCGAAGCGCTTCTCGAAATTGTTTCAAAGGGCGTTGCGAGTTTTCCCGGCGTCTCCGCCTTGGTCGAAGAACTGGTGAAACATGGCGTCCCCCTGGCTGTGGCTTCCGGGGCACTTCGCCATGAAGTCCTCACCTTCATGGAAGCGTTGGGGCTCAGGGAGGCCTTTCCTTTGATTGTCGCAGCCGACGATGTGAGTCGAAGCAAACCGGACCCAGAGACCTATCTTGTGGCCCTGGAGCGGGTCAGGGAGAAGCTGGGGACCGACTCCCTCGATCCCTCTGCCTGTATAGCCATAGAAGACACACCCGCCGGGATACAATCGGCCAAGGCTGCCGGCATGTATGTGGTAGGAGTGACCAATTCCTTTCCCGCGGATCAGCTGAAGGATGCCGACCAAGTGGTGGAGAGCCTGGACCAGGTCAGTTACGGGAAAATGATTCAATGGCTCGAAAAATAGCCGCTTCAGCTCGACCTGGATTTTAGGCCACTTTAGAGCCTATCCCCAAAACTATCCTTGGCGGCGACCCCCCCTTAGTCCCCCCTCGAGGGGGGACTAAGGGGGGGTGTTCCAAAGTCCATGGGAGGTTTTCGGATAACCTCTTATTTGGTGGATGCGTGTCTGGAATATTAAAGGACTGCCGTAAATCTTCTGGATTGCCGACAAAATGATGCGAAAAGAAAAATTGTGGCTTTTTGTTGCCTTCTCGCTCGTCCTGCTCTGTGCCGCTTACGTGGAAGGGGGGCAGGCTTCCACTGATTTGCCTATGGAAGCCTTTTCAGACATGCGGGATGTTCCCATGGATGGGCGGGATGTTTCGTCCCTCCCCGGCCATGAGGATTCGGGTGTTCAGGAGCAGTCTTATCTCCCACGGGAGCGGACCGGCCGGCTTCCCAAAGAGCTGCCGAATCATCCCCTGACGCTGAGAGAAACCATCGATTATGGCCTGGCTCACAACCGCATCCTCATGTCGGCCCGACAGGATGTTTCAGCAGCGGGTTCACAGGTCCGGCAGGCCAAGGCGGATTTTTATCCCAAATTGGACAGCAGCTACAGTGTTACGCATATGAATGAACAACCTTTTGTTATCATTCAAAACAATGAGATTCCCACCAGTAATACCACCCTCAATCGCTGGGAAATCGATCTCAGTCAGCCGCTCTTTACCGGTTTTGCACTGACCTCGCAGCTCAATATTTCCAAGCTCGATCAGGAAGTGGCGGGGTACCGGCTGGAAGAAACGCGCCTCAATGTGATCCGGGATATCCAGCGGGCATTTTTTCAGGTGCTGCTGGGAGAAAAACTCGTTCAGGTGGCGAAGGATAACGTCAAGAGCCTGGAAGTCCACAGAAAGAATGCAGAGGCCCAATTTCAACAGGGGCTCACGGCGGAAAACGATGTGCTCAAGGCCGACGTGGCTCTGGCCCAGGCGCAACAGCAGGAAAGAGCGACCCTGAAGCAACTGGTGATCGTTCGATCCCGCTTGAATCAACTGCTGGATCTCGATTTGGAAACCCCGCTGGTTGTCGAAGAGGGGGATATCCGCCCGAGACCGGCTCCGGAGCTTTCAGAGCTCTTTGTTTCCGCGGAAAAACAGCGTCCGGAATATCTCGCCCTGGAGAAGGCCATTGAGCAGACAGACGAAAACGTGAAGGTGGTCAGAAGCCGCTATTATCCCCAGGTTTCCGCTTTTGCCCAGTACTACCGTGAAGGGAAAGATTTTCTTGCGGAAACGAATGACTTCACCAACAGCGAGAACGCCATGGTGGGGCTGAAGGTGGACTGGAATTGGTTTGAAGGGGGCAAAACCCGCGCGGCCATTCAGGAACTGGGCTACCGTCGAAAATCCCTGGAAGAGAAGAGGCGGGACCTTTTGCAGCAGATTCGAATCCAGGTGGAAGATGCATACGAACAGCTTCGTGTGGCCGGAGCCAATATTGAAACCGCCAGGACGGCCCTTTCGCAGGCACAGGAAAATGAGCGCATGACAACCCTGCAGTACAAGGAACAGCTCGTCATTTTCCTGGAAGTACTCAACGCACAGGTTTTCGTGGCCCAATCGCGTGCGGACTACTTCCAGGCGCTCTATGGGTATCAACTGGCCTGGGCGGACCTGGAACGAGCCGTTGGAAATTCTGTGATACCGAAGGAGTAGTGTTGGGCGGCTCGTGGCTCATGGTAAGTGGTTTGGTACTCAAGATCGTCATTGGGCGGCCATTTGCGAACATAAAGAAGGTTAAATGTCATGGAAGAGCAGGGTAAGGCGGCTTTGGAACTACCCAATCAGAAGAACAGTCGGATCCAGACCCATCATTTGCGGTGGTTTCTTCTCGTCACCGCAGGGATCGTGCTCCTCGGGGCGGTCTATTGGTGGTTTTTCCTGCGCAATCGCGTGACGACGGACAATGCTTATGTCAAGGCGGATAGCGCACAGATCAGCGCGCGTGTGCCGGGAACGATCATCAATATCCATGTAGAAAACGATGATTTTGTGGAAAAAGGGATGGTTCTTGTGGAACTGGACCCAAGAGACTATCAGCTTGCCCTGGAAAAGGCCGAAGCCACACTCGCTCAGGCCGAAGCCGATGTTCGGGCCGCCGAGCTGTCCGTCCCCCTGACCGATACTCAGACACAGTCGGGAGTTGATGCCGGCAAGGCTTCCCTTCAGGCGGCGCGGGACAACGAGAGAGAGGCGCGCCATCGTCTGGGCGAACTGGAAAGCAAACGGTCGGCTTCCGCTGCAGACCTAGCCCAGGCGGAAAGAGACTTCAACCGTTTTCATGAGCTCTACCGGCAGGGAGCCGGGACGGAGCGCCAAAGGGAGCAGGCATCCACGACTCTCAAAAAAGCGCAGGCTGAGGTGAACGCCATAGATGCCCAGATTGCAGCCGTCAAGGCCTCTCTGGCTGCCATAGCCCAGGAAATCCTCCGGTCTGAAGCGCAACTGCAGTCTGTGAGGAGCCAGCGAAAGGACGTCGATATCAAGCGGTATAAACTGGAATCACTGAGGGCGCAGCGTGACAGGTGTAAAGCGGAACTGGAGGCGGCCAGGCTCGACCTTTCTTACTGCACCATAAAGGCCCCCATTCAGGGGTATGTGGCTCAAAAGAATATCCAGGTGGGCAACCGTGTGCAGCCGGGGCAGCCGCTCATGGCCGTAGTGCCCCTGCAGGAACTCTATGTGGAAGCCAATTTCAAGGAAACGGAACTGACGCATGTGCGGATCGGGCAGCCGGTGACCCTTCACGCCGACATCTATCCCGGCTATACCTATCACGGCAAAGTGGCTGGCATTCGAGCGGGTACGGGGGCAGCCTTTTCGTTGCTTCCCGCGGAAAATGCCACCGGCAATTGGATCAAGGTCGTTCAGCGTGTCCCCGTCAAGATTTTTCTCGATAATCCTCCTCCCCCGGATCGCCCTCTCAGATTGGGATTGTCCCTGGAAGTCGCCATCGATACCACCGACCGGAGCGGACAGAGCCTGAGGATGGCGGCCTCGGACCGTTTGCAGACAAAATCCGACGAGAGTACAAAGTGACGGGTCCCGGGGGGGGAACTGCGCAGCATCCCGCCACGAGTCGCTCGCCATCGACCACTCGCCATGAGCCATCAACCATGAGCTATCAACCATAAGCCACTCGCCATGAGCCAAAAAATACCCAGCATAAGCAAGTGGGTCATCGCCCTGACGGTCATGCTTCCCACTTTTATCGAGGTCATGGACACGAGTGTCGTCAACGTTTCCCTGCCTCACATTCAGGGAAGCCTCAATGCCGGTCTGGACGAAGTGACCTGGGTTTTGACGTCCTATCTCGTTTCCAATGCCGTCATCATTCCCATCACCGGCTGGCTTTCCAGTGTTTTCGGAAGGAAACGCTACCTGCTTTTTTCCTTGACCCTCTTTACCATCAGTTCCATCATGTGCGGGGCCGCGCCATCCCTTGAAGTGCTCATCATCTTTAGAATCCTGCAGGGGCTGGGGGGAGGGGGGTTGCAGCCCCTATCCCAGGCGATTCTTCTTGAATCCTTCCCCCCCGCGGAGCATGGAATTGCCATGGCGGTATTCGGCATGGGTGTTGTGCTGGCCCCCATTCTGGGTCCTGTCGTCGGCGGCTGGATCACGGACAGCTGGAGCTGGCGGTGGGTGTTTTATA
This region of Desulforhabdus amnigena genomic DNA includes:
- a CDS encoding DUF6485 family protein; this translates as MECKKEQNLKNCPCSYDPCSRKGVCCDCIRYHLKNRELPGCCFSKDAEKTYDRSFEHFARLVMEKKI
- the tsaD gene encoding tRNA (adenosine(37)-N6)-threonylcarbamoyltransferase complex transferase subunit TsaD, whose translation is MLILGVESSCDETAAAVVEDGKKILSDVIASQVAVHSPYGGVVPELASRKHVEAILPVIAQALEEARVGAEDLDAIAVTQGPGLVGALLVGIGAAKAMAYALGKPLIPVSHLEGHMHAAFLGQTSPRESFVCLVVSGGHTALYRVDPDGKNHFLGATRDDAAGEAFDKVAKLLGLGYPGGIEIDRLAVKGNPHAIAFPKAFMEKDSLEFSFSGLKTAVANFVRHHGLPAGENESPSYRIEDLVASFQETVVDVLVTKTVRAANLTGTKDVAVVGGVAANSRLRQRLTGAAFEHQLNLHLPPLRLCTDNAVMIAAAGFTVWKRSGFCLDPLELDAVSRWHV
- the rsmA gene encoding 16S rRNA (adenine(1518)-N(6)/adenine(1519)-N(6))-dimethyltransferase RsmA, translating into MNYLTPQQYFRLQGTRPRKRFGQHFLSQLKTAELIVRNADLESSDVVVEVGPGLGALTQFILPKVRCLHLVELDRDLAQYLVKATPPSPCIFEVHQQDVLTFDFQSLAQTEGQGLVILGNLPYNISSPLVFHLLDSLSVIKRAVFMVQKEVGERLAAKPGTKDYGVLSVLLGVCARVTPLFTVGPGQFYPPPQVDSLVLRIDFFRDSFEEPPSFKFLRNMVNAAFQQRRKTLQNSLKSLFGGDRELLERAFEEMGIDPRRRPETLSPEEFLHLARIMQAGLQKKGGRAG
- a CDS encoding selenium metabolism-associated LysR family transcriptional regulator; protein product: MDIHRLEVFCKVLELQSFTKAADAVCLTQPTVSEHIRALEESIGEKLVDRLGREVLPTPAGKILYRYARDIILLRDEAIQALEKYKGKLSGHLLIGASTIPGTYILPQLIGSFKDVHPTIQITLKISSSAEVVQRILDGKLEMGLIGARWDDRKIVLEEIFSDELVLAVYPEHPFARKEAVELEEIAKEPFILRERGSGTRMVMNRALEENGFAPSRLSVVAEMGSTEAVRQGIKARIGISILSAKAVSEDLERNSLVAVPLKGVRLPRSFYLIQRRNRQPSPLCTAFLNHVRAHSS
- a CDS encoding ABC-F family ATP-binding cassette domain-containing protein, yielding MITVQKVSKFLGKKELFEEVSFHIHPGEKIGLIGHNGAGKSTLFNIILGETEPDSGTVIKSKNLRLGHLPQQWAPLEGKTVLAHAMDIHGELHTLRAELHSIQHSLEAERDSEKMKSLALQQTRILEQMEHLGGYDLEARAQKILAGLGFKKDQLQLSVSALSGGWVMRLELARLLLAEPDLLLLDEPTNHLDLSSLLWLEQYLQNTSSAMMIISHDRTFLNSIVKRILELEGGQLNEYTGNYDDYLKEKSQRQEILQASYRNQQERIRQIERFVERNRVRASGARQAQSRLKMLDKIERIDLPAEQESAIHFTFPAPSRSGKRVLELSNVHKSYGEHTVYEGIDLVIERGDRVAFIGENGAGKSTLLKMLAGVEEPTAGRRIVGHQALLGYYAQYQWEQLQPDWTVLEEASSVSGDMPQSQLRSLLGAFLFRGEDVLKRVSVLSGGEKARLILCKLLLQRPNVLLLDEPTNHLDIPSRDVLERALAEFPGTICFISHDRHFINALTNKVLAVDSGKIHLFPGNYNDFHNIWKKRLEENETASSGTSDSAETISPATSSVKSTQERKRQEAEWRNELHRRKKPLQEQLEKVENTLEKAQKQLDHLNALLADPSTYQDGNRIQEVQKEYQESRRQVQRLTEQWEEHALALEELEKNFQREKSN
- a CDS encoding HAD family hydrolase → MIFDCDGILVDTEPLHYQAFQVVLAPLGLGHDYDHYMEYYIGFDDRDAFREAFREAGRCLDEATLTRLMRAKAEALLEIVSKGVASFPGVSALVEELVKHGVPLAVASGALRHEVLTFMEALGLREAFPLIVAADDVSRSKPDPETYLVALERVREKLGTDSLDPSACIAIEDTPAGIQSAKAAGMYVVGVTNSFPADQLKDADQVVESLDQVSYGKMIQWLEK
- a CDS encoding TolC family protein, with product MMRKEKLWLFVAFSLVLLCAAYVEGGQASTDLPMEAFSDMRDVPMDGRDVSSLPGHEDSGVQEQSYLPRERTGRLPKELPNHPLTLRETIDYGLAHNRILMSARQDVSAAGSQVRQAKADFYPKLDSSYSVTHMNEQPFVIIQNNEIPTSNTTLNRWEIDLSQPLFTGFALTSQLNISKLDQEVAGYRLEETRLNVIRDIQRAFFQVLLGEKLVQVAKDNVKSLEVHRKNAEAQFQQGLTAENDVLKADVALAQAQQQERATLKQLVIVRSRLNQLLDLDLETPLVVEEGDIRPRPAPELSELFVSAEKQRPEYLALEKAIEQTDENVKVVRSRYYPQVSAFAQYYREGKDFLAETNDFTNSENAMVGLKVDWNWFEGGKTRAAIQELGYRRKSLEEKRRDLLQQIRIQVEDAYEQLRVAGANIETARTALSQAQENERMTTLQYKEQLVIFLEVLNAQVFVAQSRADYFQALYGYQLAWADLERAVGNSVIPKE
- a CDS encoding HlyD family secretion protein produces the protein MEEQGKAALELPNQKNSRIQTHHLRWFLLVTAGIVLLGAVYWWFFLRNRVTTDNAYVKADSAQISARVPGTIINIHVENDDFVEKGMVLVELDPRDYQLALEKAEATLAQAEADVRAAELSVPLTDTQTQSGVDAGKASLQAARDNEREARHRLGELESKRSASAADLAQAERDFNRFHELYRQGAGTERQREQASTTLKKAQAEVNAIDAQIAAVKASLAAIAQEILRSEAQLQSVRSQRKDVDIKRYKLESLRAQRDRCKAELEAARLDLSYCTIKAPIQGYVAQKNIQVGNRVQPGQPLMAVVPLQELYVEANFKETELTHVRIGQPVTLHADIYPGYTYHGKVAGIRAGTGAAFSLLPAENATGNWIKVVQRVPVKIFLDNPPPPDRPLRLGLSLEVAIDTTDRSGQSLRMAASDRLQTKSDESTK